In Deinococcus sp. QL22, the following are encoded in one genomic region:
- a CDS encoding GAF domain-containing protein: MTAVPSALPLPAFPPSLSAALDVQTYGAALAEYACRTVRAHGVRVWAVSGGSLVPVAEEGRGLALSDGTLAARALASGEVLEEGMLACLPFGAGVLEFVGADPAGVDSLLGLAPLLALALEGVQAREARRGRGRVAETVEGLVRSLGGSLDLPEVLTVTARSAALALGFGRAFVGLFSEFGEAGARTGEIYTHGFEGEFSGGIGVGPVSFERLVQRGEAIRFERGRDAGTPLAAGLAELNPVAAVIAPLTARGRPLGLLYVDSRTPGASATDDDARLVLALAEQASLAIDNARLYGIETRKREAAEALREAGAALAGSLHLADTLAQLLERAVTLFRADAAGVSELLPDGRTLIIRNAVGLPSEYVLRVRAKVGAGVTGGAVERRAMVAARDLPRDHADPQTEGAITGGLGGGSRYTRQLLAQGAYPFRGVVGLPLQTGAGIFGALTLYFREPLPLDADDLALAEVFAAQASLAIANARLYEEELRREREAAVLLNVGRLLAEDQSDAGLTEAVRLSVLAMNATRGLIALTNEAGSVSRCAAFNLHLPSEADLAGLNAQLGRGPRPLTRKHALPVARSALIVPLRSGDDVLGFLYADDPGTDPPSDRVLQLARSVADQIALTLTRERLLSALAREEARYRQLAEGAHDLILSADAGGVITYANPASTALLGPHLGPLTGQPLLMLATPATRPALHAALDAARVRAVGGRAEIEVGGTDLPGGHPIRLEVRLSAVRTPGQPAAAPSVLMVARDLSELQTLADEITRRGQALEAATSRQSELRTYLTLFTQAQEEERRRISRELHDDTAQVLTATTRRVARLARDLTGEQRARADDIRADLDNAIESVRRFARNLRPSVLDDLGLLPALEWLATQAVTDTRLEVAGQDRRLPPTIELTVFRLAQEALNNVDKHARALSAAIRVQYTPEGVRVAITDDGQGFTQDQAQARAQAGHLGLIGLRERVALAGGELDVESVPGQGTTLVFTLPG; the protein is encoded by the coding sequence ATGACTGCTGTGCCGTCTGCACTTCCTCTGCCTGCCTTTCCACCCAGCCTCAGTGCTGCGCTGGATGTTCAGACCTATGGCGCGGCGCTGGCCGAGTACGCCTGCCGCACGGTGCGGGCGCACGGCGTGCGGGTGTGGGCGGTGTCGGGCGGTTCGCTGGTGCCTGTGGCCGAGGAAGGGCGCGGGCTGGCCCTCAGCGACGGAACCCTGGCGGCGCGGGCGTTGGCGAGCGGCGAGGTGCTGGAGGAAGGCATGTTGGCCTGCCTGCCCTTTGGCGCGGGGGTATTGGAATTCGTGGGCGCTGATCCGGCGGGCGTAGACAGCCTGCTGGGGCTTGCGCCGCTGCTGGCACTGGCGCTGGAGGGCGTGCAGGCGCGGGAAGCCCGGCGGGGGCGGGGCCGGGTGGCCGAAACGGTGGAAGGCCTGGTTCGCAGCCTCGGCGGAAGCCTCGATTTGCCGGAAGTGCTGACGGTCACGGCCCGCAGCGCAGCGTTGGCCCTCGGCTTCGGGCGGGCCTTCGTGGGCCTGTTCAGCGAATTTGGGGAAGCGGGCGCACGCACCGGAGAGATTTATACGCACGGCTTTGAGGGCGAGTTCTCGGGCGGCATCGGCGTCGGCCCGGTCAGCTTTGAACGGCTGGTGCAGCGCGGCGAGGCCATCCGGTTCGAGCGCGGGCGGGATGCGGGCACGCCCCTGGCGGCTGGGCTGGCCGAACTGAACCCGGTGGCAGCGGTGATTGCACCCCTGACGGCGCGGGGGCGACCCTTGGGTCTGCTGTATGTAGATAGCCGCACGCCAGGAGCCAGCGCCACCGACGACGACGCCCGCCTCGTGCTGGCGCTGGCCGAGCAAGCCAGCCTTGCCATAGACAATGCCCGCCTGTACGGCATAGAAACCCGCAAACGTGAGGCTGCTGAGGCTCTGCGCGAGGCGGGCGCGGCATTGGCGGGCAGCCTGCATCTGGCCGATACGCTGGCGCAACTGCTGGAGCGGGCCGTGACCCTGTTCCGCGCCGATGCTGCGGGTGTGTCCGAACTCCTGCCGGACGGACGAACCCTGATCATCCGCAACGCCGTGGGCCTGCCCAGCGAATACGTGCTGCGGGTGCGGGCCAAAGTGGGGGCGGGCGTGACGGGCGGGGCGGTGGAACGCCGCGCAATGGTGGCTGCCCGCGACCTGCCGCGCGACCACGCCGACCCCCAGACCGAGGGCGCCATTACGGGAGGCCTCGGCGGAGGCAGCCGCTACACCCGGCAACTGCTGGCGCAGGGGGCCTACCCGTTCCGGGGCGTGGTGGGGTTGCCGCTGCAAACAGGTGCGGGCATTTTCGGGGCCTTGACGCTGTATTTCCGCGAGCCGTTGCCGCTGGACGCCGACGATCTGGCGCTGGCAGAAGTCTTCGCGGCTCAGGCCAGCCTCGCCATAGCCAACGCCCGCCTGTACGAAGAAGAACTGCGCCGCGAGCGAGAGGCTGCCGTGCTGCTGAACGTGGGCCGCCTGCTGGCCGAAGACCAGTCGGACGCGGGCCTGACCGAAGCGGTGCGCCTGTCGGTGCTGGCAATGAATGCCACACGCGGCCTGATTGCCCTGACCAACGAAGCCGGAAGCGTGAGCCGCTGCGCCGCCTTCAATCTGCACTTGCCCAGCGAAGCTGATCTGGCCGGGCTGAATGCCCAACTGGGCCGGGGGCCGCGCCCGCTGACGCGTAAGCACGCGCTTCCGGTGGCCCGCAGCGCCCTGATCGTGCCCCTGCGGAGTGGCGACGATGTGCTGGGCTTCCTGTACGCCGACGACCCCGGCACCGACCCGCCCAGCGACCGGGTGCTGCAACTGGCCCGCTCGGTGGCCGACCAGATCGCCCTGACGCTGACCCGCGAGCGGCTGCTGTCGGCCCTGGCCCGCGAGGAAGCCCGCTACCGTCAGTTGGCAGAAGGGGCGCACGACCTGATCCTGTCTGCCGACGCGGGCGGTGTGATCACCTATGCCAACCCCGCCAGTACCGCGCTGCTGGGGCCACATCTGGGGCCGCTGACCGGGCAACCGCTGCTGATGCTGGCAACTCCCGCCACTCGCCCCGCGCTGCACGCCGCGCTGGACGCTGCCCGCGTGCGTGCCGTGGGGGGCCGCGCCGAAATAGAGGTGGGCGGCACCGATCTTCCGGGTGGGCATCCCATTCGGTTGGAAGTGCGTCTGAGTGCCGTGCGAACGCCCGGACAGCCCGCCGCCGCGCCCTCGGTGCTGATGGTAGCCCGTGACCTCAGCGAATTGCAGACGCTGGCCGACGAGATTACCCGGCGTGGGCAGGCGCTGGAGGCCGCCACCAGCCGTCAGAGCGAACTCCGCACCTACCTGACGCTGTTTACGCAGGCGCAGGAGGAAGAACGCCGCCGCATCAGCCGCGAACTGCACGACGACACCGCGCAGGTGCTGACTGCCACGACCCGCCGGGTGGCCCGCCTGGCCCGCGACCTGACCGGCGAGCAACGCGCCCGCGCAGACGACATCCGCGCTGACCTCGACAACGCCATAGAAAGCGTGCGCCGCTTTGCCCGTAACCTGCGCCCCAGTGTGCTGGACGACCTTGGCCTGCTACCCGCGCTGGAATGGCTGGCGACCCAGGCCGTCACCGATACGCGCCTGGAGGTGGCCGGGCAAGACCGCCGACTGCCGCCCACCATCGAACTGACCGTGTTCCGGCTGGCTCAGGAGGCCCTGAACAACGTAGATAAGCACGCCCGCGCCCTGAGTGCCGCCATTCGCGTGCAGTACACGCCCGAAGGGGTGCGGGTCGCCATCACCGACGATGGGCAAGGTTTTACTCAAGATCAGGCACAGGCCCGCGCTCAGGCCGGACATTTGGGTTTGATTGGTCTGCGAGAACGGGTGGCGTTGGCAGGCGGTGAACTGGACGTGGAGAGTGTGCCGGGACAGGGAACGACGCTGGTGTTTACGTTGCCGGGGTGA
- a CDS encoding VOC family protein, producing the protein MTSQAIVPELYVSDLTRSLAFYVSVIGFRVRYARPEERFVYLELDGAELMLEQPTLSERTFLAGELVFPYGRGMNLSVPVPDADAVYGRVKQANASILLPLEERWYQQNSQEVGNRQFVVADPDGYLLRLVQSLGYRPASDRRP; encoded by the coding sequence ATGACCAGTCAAGCCATCGTGCCTGAGTTGTACGTATCCGACTTGACGCGCAGTCTTGCCTTCTATGTCAGCGTGATCGGCTTTAGAGTGCGGTACGCCCGGCCAGAAGAACGCTTTGTGTATCTGGAATTGGACGGAGCCGAGCTGATGCTGGAACAACCTACCTTGTCCGAACGCACCTTTTTAGCGGGCGAATTGGTGTTCCCGTATGGCCGAGGCATGAATTTGTCTGTGCCTGTGCCGGATGCAGACGCCGTATATGGGCGGGTCAAGCAGGCCAACGCCTCCATTTTGCTGCCCCTAGAGGAACGCTGGTATCAGCAGAATTCCCAAGAAGTGGGGAACCGTCAATTCGTGGTGGCTGATCCTGACGGCTATCTGCTGCGCTTGGTGCAAAGCTTGGGCTACCGTCCCGCTTCAGACCGCAGGCCTTGA
- a CDS encoding desiccation-associated late embryogenesis abundant protein — MFDRDDHHFPVKRLLLLGALIGAGAYYLSREQNRKALDQKLADLGLKDTVHDMGDSVAKGWEKTKDAAQHAGDVIADKAGEVKDAAAGGADAAAAKAKEVAGDVKAAVTGAAEKAKDAASDVAADAKDKAGDVKADAQKEGQKFVDTAKDKAQDATVQAGKAVDAAKDKAQDVAANAQKAADNAQNKAADGAADAKAKANEVKADVKGAVQDAKKG; from the coding sequence ATGTTTGACCGAGATGACCATCATTTTCCCGTAAAACGCCTCCTGCTGCTGGGCGCACTGATCGGCGCAGGTGCTTATTACCTGAGCCGCGAACAGAACCGCAAGGCGCTGGATCAGAAGCTGGCCGATTTGGGCCTGAAAGACACCGTGCACGACATGGGCGACAGCGTGGCTAAGGGCTGGGAGAAGACCAAAGACGCTGCCCAGCACGCAGGCGACGTCATTGCCGACAAAGCCGGTGAAGTGAAGGACGCTGCCGCTGGTGGTGCAGACGCCGCCGCAGCCAAAGCCAAGGAAGTTGCAGGCGACGTGAAAGCCGCCGTGACCGGAGCCGCCGAAAAAGCTAAAGACGCTGCCTCTGACGTAGCTGCCGACGCCAAGGACAAGGCAGGAGACGTGAAGGCGGACGCCCAGAAAGAAGGCCAGAAGTTTGTAGACACGGCCAAGGACAAGGCGCAGGACGCGACCGTACAGGCTGGCAAAGCTGTAGACGCCGCCAAAGACAAGGCGCAGGACGTGGCCGCAAATGCTCAGAAGGCTGCCGACAACGCCCAGAACAAAGCCGCCGATGGAGCCGCCGACGCCAAAGCCAAAGCGAACGAAGTCAAGGCTGATGTGAAGGGTGCTGTTCAGGACGCTAAAAAGGGCTGA
- the clpS gene encoding ATP-dependent Clp protease adapter ClpS, with product MTRRNTPDSGTQTLDRTTTQRPRLYRVLLINDDYTPMDFVVMVLERYFRKGEQEAQLVMLAVHHKGRGVAGVYTREVAETKVAQVTAHARQEGFPLMLVAEPEGED from the coding sequence ATGACGCGCCGGAACACTCCAGACAGCGGCACGCAAACGCTAGACCGCACGACGACGCAGCGCCCGCGCCTTTACCGGGTCTTGCTGATCAACGACGATTACACCCCGATGGACTTCGTGGTGATGGTGCTGGAACGCTATTTCCGCAAGGGTGAGCAGGAAGCGCAATTGGTCATGTTGGCCGTGCATCACAAGGGGCGCGGCGTGGCGGGCGTGTATACCCGCGAGGTGGCCGAAACGAAGGTGGCGCAGGTGACGGCCCACGCGCGGCAGGAAGGCTTTCCGCTGATGCTGGTGGCCGAGCCAGAGGGAGAAGACTAG